The following coding sequences are from one Sphingomonadaceae bacterium OTU29LAMAA1 window:
- a CDS encoding cation:proton antiporter: MPFDISPDPYILVMTGAGLLIALVAWLPLALKRLPLSLPIVCIAIGAGIFLLPQVTLRPLPVRYPEVTERFAEFVVIIALMGAGLKIDRVFGWRRWSITWRLLVITMPLGILAITFLTMWTLGLPLAIALLLAASLAPTDPVLAADVQVGPPKTGDEDEVRFGLTSEAGLNDGAAFPFVHLAIMLAVAIPAGKPWLGEWLTYRVLWEIAGGIAGGWIVGRVFGWLTFHVPAETKLARTGDGLIALSATFVSYGVTEILHVYGFLAVFVTALTVRHTHREHEFQADMHAITEQIERLAMMVLLILFGGALVSGLLAPVTWIDGAIALVILLIVRPLTGWAGLLGHPADRGEKMTLAFFGIRGVGSIYYLAYGINHMKVGDAERLWGIVGLVVLFSILLHGLTVTPIMRSLDKRRGVDPDAEATPPPGLQGPADQVTAKG, translated from the coding sequence ATGCCATTCGACATTTCGCCCGATCCTTACATTCTTGTCATGACCGGCGCAGGGTTGCTCATCGCGCTGGTCGCCTGGCTGCCGCTGGCGTTGAAGCGGCTTCCCTTGTCCCTGCCGATCGTTTGCATCGCGATCGGCGCGGGCATATTCCTGCTGCCGCAAGTCACGCTCCGTCCACTTCCCGTCCGCTACCCAGAGGTGACGGAGCGTTTCGCCGAGTTCGTGGTCATCATCGCGCTCATGGGTGCCGGGCTGAAGATCGACCGGGTGTTCGGCTGGCGGCGCTGGTCCATCACCTGGCGACTGCTGGTGATCACGATGCCCCTCGGCATCTTGGCCATCACGTTCCTGACGATGTGGACGCTCGGTTTGCCACTGGCGATCGCGCTGCTGCTGGCGGCCAGCCTGGCGCCAACCGATCCCGTCCTCGCCGCGGACGTGCAGGTCGGACCGCCGAAGACCGGCGACGAGGACGAGGTTCGGTTTGGCCTGACATCGGAAGCCGGCCTGAACGACGGTGCCGCATTCCCGTTCGTACACCTCGCCATCATGCTTGCAGTCGCCATTCCGGCAGGAAAACCGTGGCTTGGCGAGTGGCTGACCTATCGCGTGCTGTGGGAGATTGCGGGTGGGATCGCCGGCGGCTGGATCGTCGGCAGGGTGTTCGGCTGGCTGACGTTCCACGTGCCGGCGGAGACCAAGCTGGCACGGACCGGTGACGGGCTGATCGCGCTGTCGGCGACGTTCGTGTCCTATGGCGTCACTGAGATACTGCACGTCTACGGCTTCCTAGCTGTGTTCGTCACCGCGTTGACGGTTCGGCACACGCACCGCGAGCACGAGTTCCAGGCGGACATGCATGCGATCACCGAGCAGATTGAACGCCTCGCCATGATGGTGCTGCTAATCCTGTTCGGTGGTGCGCTGGTCAGCGGTCTGCTTGCACCTGTCACGTGGATCGACGGCGCCATCGCGCTCGTCATCCTGCTGATCGTGCGCCCGCTGACCGGATGGGCCGGACTGCTCGGCCACCCGGCCGACCGCGGCGAGAAGATGACGCTCGCCTTCTTCGGCATCCGCGGCGTCGGATCGATCTACTACCTGGCGTACGGCATCAACCACATGAAGGTGGGTGACGCTGAACGGCTGTGGGGGATCGTCGGACTGGTCGTGCTGTTCTCGATCCTGCTGCATGGCCTGACCGTGACCCCGATCATGCGTTCGCTCGATAAGCGCAGGGGCGTTGATCCGGACGCGGAGGCGACGCCGCCCCCCGGCTTGCAGGGGCCGGCCGATCAGGTAACGGCAAAGGGGTAG
- a CDS encoding GyrI-like domain-containing protein produces MNGWIARMENALAVLASRLDDPPSLEELAGAANVSPFHFHRIWRAMTGETVARTIARLRIADAQQRLAEPNASITSVAMDTGFGTSQSFARAFRRVAGMSPTEFLSNGTGRIIVATAEEAPLRIELRDRGELVTLRKEGGAYRELNELFWRLWSWAEGADKLDGLEGIYGIPRDDPVSTDEHRLRYDACLAFTDPGTPPAEFARITLPAGDYATLRHHGSYDGLEASNQRAIEAVLASGRDPADFPLFHHFLDDPDGVAPEALRTDILIRLVSVESRSC; encoded by the coding sequence ATGAACGGCTGGATCGCGCGAATGGAGAATGCTCTGGCGGTGCTGGCGTCCCGGCTGGACGACCCGCCATCGCTGGAAGAACTGGCCGGCGCGGCGAACGTGTCGCCGTTCCATTTCCACCGCATCTGGCGGGCGATGACCGGCGAGACGGTCGCCCGCACCATCGCACGGCTACGGATAGCCGACGCGCAGCAGCGCCTGGCCGAACCCAATGCCTCGATCACGTCGGTGGCGATGGACACCGGATTTGGCACCTCGCAGAGCTTCGCGCGAGCGTTTCGCCGGGTGGCAGGCATGTCTCCGACCGAGTTTCTGTCGAACGGCACCGGGCGCATCATCGTGGCGACCGCGGAGGAAGCACCTTTGCGCATCGAACTTCGCGACCGCGGCGAATTGGTGACGCTTCGCAAAGAGGGTGGCGCGTATCGCGAACTGAACGAACTCTTCTGGCGGCTGTGGTCTTGGGCCGAAGGCGCGGACAAGCTCGACGGTTTGGAGGGCATCTACGGCATCCCGCGCGATGATCCGGTCAGCACCGACGAGCATCGTCTTCGCTATGACGCCTGTCTCGCCTTCACCGACCCCGGCACGCCTCCTGCCGAATTCGCGCGCATCACGCTGCCGGCCGGCGACTATGCGACGCTGCGGCATCACGGCAGCTATGACGGGCTGGAAGCGTCGAACCAGCGCGCGATCGAAGCGGTGCTGGCATCGGGGCGCGACCCGGCCGACTTCCCCCTGTTCCACCACTTCCTCGACGATCCCGACGGAGTCGCGCCCGAGGCGCTGCGCACCGACATCTTAATCCGACTCGTTTCGGTGGAGTCGCGGTCATGCTAA
- a CDS encoding Y-family DNA polymerase codes for MTTPIALIDCNNYYVSCERAFDASLVGVPVIVLSNNDGCAIARSAEAKALGIKMGDPIHHLRDKVRQHRIRVLSSNYTLYGDMQRRVIAACEAFARDFEIYSIDETFLDLAGFEDRDLVAHAHEMRDQVRQWTTIPTCVGIAETKTLAKLANAAAKKNPAFNGVADLRDEGVRHDVMHAFPVADVWGVGGATARKLTDLGITTAGTLRDMPMKQARAVGTVVLERLVAELRGVPSAAVEMVAPQRKGMAVTRSFGTPVTTFDGLMGALSQYALRAGEKLRQHGVVAARLTAFFHTNRHKPDRPQYAGSRTVTLHPMTNDSLELIAAARRGAERAWRDGYAYTKAGIMLDDLIAADMRPRTLFEDDTGKRDRLMSALDEINGRFGKWTAVTTSQGFRREWKLRSQMRSPAWTTSIAEVPTVKA; via the coding sequence ATGACCACGCCGATCGCGCTGATCGACTGCAACAACTACTACGTCTCCTGCGAGCGGGCGTTCGACGCCAGCCTCGTCGGCGTACCGGTGATCGTCCTGTCCAACAACGACGGCTGTGCCATCGCCCGATCGGCCGAGGCGAAAGCGCTCGGCATCAAGATGGGCGACCCGATCCACCACCTGCGCGACAAGGTGCGGCAGCATCGCATCCGTGTCCTGTCGTCGAACTACACCCTGTACGGCGATATGCAACGCCGGGTGATCGCCGCGTGTGAGGCGTTCGCCCGCGACTTCGAGATCTATTCGATCGACGAGACCTTCCTCGACCTCGCCGGCTTCGAGGATCGCGATCTGGTCGCCCACGCGCACGAGATGCGGGATCAGGTGCGGCAGTGGACAACGATCCCGACCTGCGTGGGGATCGCCGAAACCAAGACCTTGGCGAAGCTCGCCAACGCCGCCGCCAAGAAGAACCCGGCCTTCAACGGCGTCGCCGATTTGCGCGACGAGGGAGTGCGGCACGACGTGATGCACGCCTTTCCCGTCGCGGACGTGTGGGGCGTTGGCGGTGCCACGGCCCGCAAGCTGACCGACCTCGGCATCACCACCGCCGGCACTCTCCGCGACATGCCGATGAAGCAGGCGCGTGCGGTCGGCACGGTGGTGCTGGAACGGCTCGTCGCTGAGCTGCGCGGCGTCCCGTCGGCCGCCGTCGAGATGGTGGCTCCCCAGAGGAAGGGCATGGCCGTAACGCGATCGTTCGGGACGCCGGTGACCACGTTCGACGGGCTGATGGGTGCGCTCAGCCAATACGCCCTGCGCGCCGGCGAGAAGCTCCGGCAGCACGGCGTTGTCGCTGCCAGGCTGACGGCCTTCTTCCACACCAACCGCCATAAGCCAGACCGGCCGCAATACGCCGGATCGCGCACGGTGACCTTGCACCCGATGACGAATGACAGCCTTGAACTGATCGCCGCCGCCCGTCGTGGCGCTGAACGGGCATGGCGAGACGGTTACGCTTACACGAAGGCCGGCATCATGCTGGATGACCTGATCGCCGCCGACATGCGTCCTCGGACGTTGTTCGAAGACGACACCGGCAAGCGTGATCGGCTGATGAGCGCGCTCGACGAGATCAACGGCAGGTTCGGCAAGTGGACTGCGGTGACGACGTCGCAGGGGTTCCGACGCGAATGGAAGCTCCGGTCGCAGATGCGGTCGCCAGCGTGGACGACCAGCATCGCTGAGGTGCCTACGGTGAAAGCATAA
- a CDS encoding SOS response-associated peptidase family protein, translated as MSSEPETLFERFGASWAQDVVRPNKDQVELFPNPGKAFVVREESGRRAVDLMLWDVLGGGAAWPMTNVRNLGLPQWRRLAAEPHNRCLVPLTEFCEWTPDKHKVGEGRPIKGEMWFDVPEQPVFAVAGFWQQTAKGAGFTMVTCDPNELVAPIHPKAMITILHEADWDRWLHGSYDDVVALQQPYPSDKMTVRGPMFPTRSKA; from the coding sequence CTGTCGAGCGAACCCGAGACACTGTTCGAACGCTTCGGTGCGAGCTGGGCACAGGACGTAGTCCGGCCGAACAAGGATCAGGTTGAGCTGTTCCCGAACCCCGGCAAGGCGTTCGTCGTCCGCGAAGAGAGCGGCCGCCGCGCCGTCGACCTCATGCTGTGGGATGTCCTCGGCGGGGGCGCTGCGTGGCCTATGACCAACGTCCGCAATCTGGGCCTGCCGCAGTGGCGGCGACTGGCTGCCGAGCCGCACAATCGATGCCTCGTGCCGCTGACCGAGTTCTGCGAATGGACGCCCGACAAGCACAAGGTGGGTGAAGGCCGGCCTATCAAAGGTGAGATGTGGTTCGACGTGCCGGAGCAGCCGGTGTTCGCCGTCGCCGGGTTCTGGCAGCAGACCGCGAAGGGCGCAGGGTTCACGATGGTCACGTGCGATCCGAATGAGCTGGTCGCCCCGATTCACCCCAAGGCGATGATCACCATTCTGCATGAGGCGGATTGGGATCGATGGCTCCACGGCAGCTACGACGATGTGGTGGCGCTTCAGCAGCCGTACCCGTCCGACAAGATGACGGTGCGGGGACCGATGTTTCCGACCCGCAGCAAGGCCTAG
- a CDS encoding SDR family oxidoreductase — translation MAGKVALVVGGAKGIGLATARGLAKEGARVLLTGRQSYEVAAAVESIGPSAHGIEADAASQGDLERVVAEAKRLHGRIDALVLNAGLSEPATIVEETGEHFDRHFAVNVRGALFGIQAALPVLSDGASVVLVGSIADVMGVTPFSTYGATKAALRSYARSWAAELAPRRIRVNVVAPGPTDTDMMAAVSAEMRQMLIAPIPLGRMARPDEVAAAAVFLLSDEASFITGAELCVDGGMRQV, via the coding sequence ATGGCAGGCAAGGTCGCGCTGGTGGTCGGTGGAGCGAAGGGGATTGGTCTTGCGACCGCCCGCGGGCTCGCGAAGGAAGGGGCTAGGGTCCTTCTGACCGGACGTCAGTCATACGAGGTCGCTGCTGCGGTTGAGAGCATCGGTCCATCGGCGCACGGCATCGAAGCCGACGCGGCGTCCCAAGGCGATCTTGAGCGGGTCGTGGCCGAGGCCAAGCGTCTGCATGGTCGCATTGACGCGCTGGTGCTGAACGCTGGACTGTCGGAGCCGGCTACGATCGTCGAGGAGACCGGCGAGCATTTCGACCGGCACTTCGCCGTCAACGTGCGCGGCGCGCTATTTGGAATCCAGGCGGCGCTGCCCGTGCTGAGCGACGGAGCATCGGTGGTGCTGGTCGGCTCGATCGCCGACGTGATGGGCGTGACTCCGTTCAGTACCTACGGAGCGACCAAGGCGGCGCTGCGCTCTTATGCGCGCAGCTGGGCGGCCGAACTCGCGCCGCGTCGCATCCGCGTCAATGTCGTCGCCCCGGGACCGACCGACACAGACATGATGGCCGCGGTATCCGCGGAGATGCGGCAGATGCTCATCGCGCCTATTCCACTCGGACGCATGGCACGCCCCGACGAGGTTGCGGCCGCTGCTGTCTTCCTCCTTAGCGACGAAGCCAGCTTTATCACCGGCGCCGAACTCTGCGTCGATGGAGGCATGCGACAGGTGTAG
- a CDS encoding ester cyclase encodes MLILAMLLAVATPPTPRAVVIAMFEAFNRHDAAAIARLYAADARLASSDFCAARGRNDVVRTYTALFAAYPDIRDRIDVMIVERDRVAVRFVATSRTGGLTMPVQAMIRVRDGLIVEDDAVFDAGGEPCQP; translated from the coding sequence ATGCTAATCCTCGCGATGCTGCTGGCAGTCGCGACGCCGCCGACACCGCGCGCGGTGGTGATCGCGATGTTCGAGGCCTTCAACCGCCACGACGCGGCGGCCATTGCGAGGCTGTATGCCGCAGACGCGCGGCTTGCCTCGTCCGACTTCTGTGCCGCCCGTGGCAGGAACGATGTGGTACGAACCTACACGGCGCTGTTCGCAGCCTATCCGGACATCCGCGACCGGATCGATGTGATGATCGTCGAAAGGGATCGCGTTGCCGTGCGGTTCGTGGCGACGAGCCGCACGGGCGGGCTGACGATGCCGGTGCAGGCCATGATCCGGGTGCGGGACGGGCTGATCGTGGAAGACGACGCGGTGTTCGATGCCGGTGGTGAACCTTGCCAGCCATAA
- a CDS encoding SDR family oxidoreductase — protein sequence MARFSNKVIVITGAASGIGEGAARRFAEEGATLVLGDIDKAALDKLAGELHGTVETREIDVSDRAACEALVQAAIDRFSRIDVLVNDAGVDHLGKVDEGDFSEFTKVIETDLYGVVHMSRAAIAHLRQSKGCIVNVSSVSGLGGDWNHSFYCAAKGAVSNFTRALAMDEAKHGVRVNAVNPSLTYTALTAGMKKQPELIAKFEERIPMGRGAQPADISGAIAFLASDDAHYVTGVNLPVDGGLTASNGQPPLS from the coding sequence ATGGCGCGCTTTTCCAACAAGGTCATCGTCATCACCGGTGCCGCCTCGGGGATCGGTGAAGGCGCCGCGCGCCGCTTCGCTGAGGAAGGCGCAACGCTGGTGTTAGGCGACATCGACAAGGCCGCGCTCGACAAGCTGGCGGGCGAGCTGCACGGCACAGTCGAAACCCGCGAGATCGACGTGTCGGACCGCGCGGCATGTGAAGCTCTCGTCCAGGCTGCGATCGATCGCTTCAGTCGGATCGACGTGCTGGTCAACGACGCCGGCGTCGATCATCTGGGCAAAGTCGACGAGGGCGACTTCTCTGAATTCACCAAGGTGATCGAAACCGATCTCTATGGTGTCGTCCACATGAGCCGCGCGGCGATCGCGCACCTGCGGCAATCCAAGGGCTGCATCGTCAACGTGTCGTCAGTGTCGGGCCTGGGTGGCGACTGGAACCACAGCTTCTACTGCGCGGCGAAGGGGGCGGTCAGCAACTTTACCCGCGCGCTGGCAATGGACGAGGCGAAGCACGGCGTCCGCGTCAACGCGGTCAATCCGTCGCTCACCTACACTGCGCTGACCGCGGGCATGAAGAAACAGCCTGAGCTGATTGCCAAGTTCGAAGAGCGTATTCCGATGGGCCGCGGTGCCCAGCCCGCCGATATCTCGGGGGCGATCGCGTTCTTGGCGAGCGACGATGCGCATTACGTGACGGGCGTGAATCTGCCGGTTGATGGCGGGCTGACCGCGTCAAACGGGCAACCGCCGCTGTCTTAA
- a CDS encoding PH domain-containing protein, which yields MMAEAEVYRGAQAVVARGEFSPKLRIYMLAYWTLTLVCSVIGIVLLPIWLVVGPSWIRRYHASLRCDLTERNVVIGKGLLFRKELTIPLDKIQDISIREGPLLTAFGLLQLRIETAGQSNTGTGKSDADLMGLIDARALRDRILAARHGLTASVPLPADASPDRQLATEIRDTLLRIEAAIKDQSLQGTGTPPSAM from the coding sequence ATGATGGCCGAGGCCGAAGTTTACCGCGGAGCTCAGGCGGTGGTCGCCAGGGGAGAGTTCAGTCCCAAGCTGCGCATTTACATGCTGGCCTATTGGACGCTGACCCTGGTCTGCTCCGTCATCGGCATCGTCCTGCTGCCGATCTGGCTGGTCGTCGGCCCTAGCTGGATACGGCGATACCATGCCAGTCTGCGCTGCGACCTGACCGAACGAAACGTCGTCATCGGCAAGGGTCTGCTGTTCCGGAAGGAGCTGACCATCCCGCTGGACAAGATCCAGGACATCTCGATCCGGGAAGGGCCTCTCCTGACCGCATTCGGTCTCCTGCAGTTGAGGATTGAGACCGCCGGGCAGAGCAACACGGGAACGGGCAAATCCGATGCCGACCTGATGGGCTTGATCGATGCACGAGCACTGCGCGACCGCATCCTCGCCGCTCGCCACGGGCTGACCGCGTCGGTTCCGTTACCCGCCGATGCCAGTCCGGACCGGCAGCTTGCAACTGAGATCCGCGACACGCTGTTGCGGATCGAGGCCGCAATCAAGGATCAATCGCTACAAGGCACCGGCACCCCACCCTCTGCTATGTGA
- a CDS encoding IS6 family transposase, producing the protein MIRLVVLMYVRFPLSLRNVEDLLFERGIDICHETVRLWGNRFGPLFAGDIRLQRVSRMRGFRHWRWHPEEMYVKLNGEMVYLWRAVEHEGEVLESYVTKTRDKAAALTFMKKALKRHGSPDGITTDGLRSYGAAMNELGNREKQEVGRWANNRVENSHLPFRQRERAMLRFRQMKTLQKFASVHANVHNHFNLERHLIDRQTYRERRSAALAEWQVLAS; encoded by the coding sequence GTGATCCGGCTGGTGGTGCTGATGTACGTGCGCTTTCCGCTGAGCTTGCGGAATGTGGAGGATCTGCTGTTCGAGCGCGGGATCGACATCTGCCACGAGACGGTCAGGCTGTGGGGGAACAGGTTTGGTCCGCTGTTCGCAGGCGACATTCGCCTTCAGCGGGTCAGCCGCATGCGGGGGTTCCGCCACTGGCGATGGCACCCCGAAGAGATGTATGTGAAGCTGAACGGCGAGATGGTCTACCTGTGGCGAGCGGTCGAACATGAGGGTGAGGTGTTGGAAAGCTACGTCACCAAAACGCGGGACAAGGCTGCTGCGCTTACTTTCATGAAGAAGGCGCTCAAGCGGCACGGTTCACCCGACGGCATCACGACGGATGGCTTGCGCAGCTACGGCGCCGCGATGAACGAGCTGGGCAATCGCGAGAAGCAGGAGGTGGGACGCTGGGCCAACAACCGGGTGGAGAACTCGCACCTGCCGTTCCGACAACGAGAGCGGGCAATGCTCAGGTTCCGGCAGATGAAGACGCTGCAGAAGTTCGCCTCTGTTCACGCCAACGTCCACAACCACTTCAACCTGGAACGCCACCTCATCGACCGACAAACTTACCGGGAAAGACGCTCCGCCGCCCTGGCGGAGTGGCAGGTGCTCGCCAGCTAA
- a CDS encoding Crp/Fnr family transcriptional regulator, whose translation MDEQPAPGGATASVDHLRGINDVPATLVDYRRNRLIQLEGQPAKFLFHVVSGWVAGSAVLSSGSRQITALYLPGDLIGVDDLFKTEISETLSAISKTMLRRIDIEHVRNAIAIDGALAVSILRISVERTAAIKTQLTSIGRTGATSRLAAFFANLAVRLGCKPHAMNFTIDLPLTQEDIGDAIGLTSVHVNRTLQRLVTDGLITRTSPYVTIVDLDRLRLCSDLPRQRNFG comes from the coding sequence ATGGACGAGCAACCAGCTCCCGGGGGAGCGACCGCATCCGTCGACCACCTGCGCGGCATAAACGATGTGCCAGCTACCTTAGTAGACTATCGGCGTAACAGGCTCATCCAGCTAGAAGGACAGCCCGCTAAATTCCTGTTTCACGTGGTCAGTGGTTGGGTCGCTGGATCTGCGGTATTGTCGAGCGGAAGCCGGCAAATAACTGCGCTCTACCTGCCCGGCGACCTAATAGGCGTCGATGACCTCTTTAAGACTGAGATTTCCGAAACTCTTAGCGCGATCAGCAAGACCATGCTCCGGCGCATCGACATCGAACATGTTCGCAATGCTATCGCTATAGATGGCGCGCTTGCGGTTTCGATCCTGCGCATCAGCGTCGAGAGGACGGCAGCTATCAAGACGCAGCTTACGTCAATCGGGCGAACGGGAGCAACGTCGCGACTGGCCGCATTTTTTGCAAATCTCGCGGTCCGACTTGGCTGTAAGCCACACGCGATGAATTTTACGATCGACCTCCCTTTAACCCAGGAGGATATTGGCGATGCAATCGGCCTCACCTCTGTTCATGTGAACCGGACTCTGCAGCGGCTTGTCACAGACGGTCTGATAACGCGCACCAGCCCCTACGTGACCATCGTGGATCTGGACAGGCTGAGACTGTGCAGTGACCTGCCCCGACAGCGGAACTTTGGCTAG
- a CDS encoding VOC family protein: MTALLVNSYDEAISFFVGRLGFTLRQDTKLGEGKRWVVVAPPGGTGGLLLAEAVGQRHRSAVGDQGGGRVFLFLETDDFFRDYLAYTERGVRFVEPPRREAYGIVAVFEDLYGNRWDLIEPAAAPHRQHHV, translated from the coding sequence ATGACCGCCCTCCTCGTAAACAGCTACGACGAGGCCATCTCCTTCTTCGTTGGCCGCCTAGGTTTTACGTTGCGCCAAGACACGAAATTGGGGGAAGGCAAGAGGTGGGTGGTAGTCGCCCCGCCCGGCGGGACGGGCGGGCTGCTGCTTGCGGAGGCTGTTGGGCAGAGGCACCGATCGGCGGTTGGCGACCAGGGCGGCGGTCGAGTGTTCCTGTTCCTTGAGACAGACGACTTCTTTCGCGACTACCTTGCCTACACCGAGCGCGGCGTTCGTTTCGTCGAGCCGCCCCGCCGCGAGGCCTATGGCATCGTCGCCGTATTCGAGGACCTGTATGGGAACAGGTGGGACCTGATCGAGCCCGCCGCCGCGCCGCACCGTCAGCATCACGTATGA
- the umuD gene encoding translesion error-prone DNA polymerase V autoproteolytic subunit — protein MRATEGIEMNTLRLHEIPYELVPREVPFFLCRTPAGFPSPAQDDMEEPIDLGAWLVEHPAASYIMRVDGQSMAGAGINDGDLIVVNRAKTPRSGAIVVALVHSDRTLKRLRHMDGRHWLIPEAEGYSHILVDEHVEIWGVVVGVARKMA, from the coding sequence ATGCGCGCGACCGAGGGAATTGAAATGAACACGCTGCGGCTGCACGAAATACCGTACGAACTGGTGCCGCGCGAGGTGCCGTTCTTCCTGTGCCGCACACCCGCCGGCTTTCCGTCGCCTGCCCAGGACGACATGGAAGAGCCGATCGACCTTGGCGCTTGGCTCGTCGAGCATCCCGCCGCCAGCTACATCATGCGGGTGGACGGTCAATCGATGGCCGGCGCCGGGATCAACGACGGTGACCTGATCGTCGTGAACCGCGCGAAGACGCCGCGCTCCGGTGCCATCGTGGTGGCGCTGGTCCACAGCGATCGAACGCTGAAGCGCCTGCGACACATGGACGGCCGGCATTGGCTCATCCCGGAGGCGGAAGGCTATTCGCACATCCTCGTCGACGAGCATGTGGAGATCTGGGGCGTTGTGGTCGGCGTCGCCCGCAAAATGGCATGA
- a CDS encoding SMR family transporter: protein MAIAFMAASGFLLWTAQKSIPIGTTYAVWTGIGAAGTFLVGLLIYNDPTSIMRFLGVGLIVAGVVALKFGH, encoded by the coding sequence GTGGCCATCGCCTTCATGGCCGCGAGCGGGTTCCTTCTTTGGACGGCGCAAAAGTCGATCCCGATCGGCACTACCTATGCCGTTTGGACCGGTATCGGCGCCGCGGGCACCTTCCTGGTCGGTTTGCTAATCTACAATGATCCGACCTCGATCATGCGCTTCTTGGGTGTCGGCCTGATCGTCGCCGGAGTCGTGGCGCTGAAGTTCGGACATTGA